A stretch of the Macellibacteroides fermentans genome encodes the following:
- the mobC gene encoding conjugal transfer protein MobC yields the protein MQQEDDLRGLAKVMEFMRAISILFVVMNIYWFCYYAIREWGINIGVVDKILLNFDRTAGLFGCIIYTKIFAVVFLALSCFGTKGVKEEKITWPKIYVFLTIGFILFFMNWWILDLPLPAAAITGFYVLTMTTGYLFLLVGGLWMSRLLKNNLMDDVFNMENESFMQETRLLQSEYSVNLPTKFWYKKKQWKGWINVVNPFRASIVLGTPGSGKSYAVVNQYIKQQIEKGFSMYVYDFKFPDLSTIAYNHLLNNQLGYKKVPTFFVINFDDPSHSHRCNPINPSFMEDISDAYESSYTIMLNLNKTWVQKQGDFFVESPIILFASIIWYLRIYKEGKFCTFPHAIEFLNKRYEDIFPILTSYPELENYLSPFMDAWLGGAADQLMGQIASAKIPLSRMISPQLYWIMSGDEFTLDINNPDDPKVLVVGNNPDRQNIYGAALGLYNSRIVKLINKKGQLKSSVVIDELPTIYFKGLDNLIATARSNKVAVLLGFQDFSQLTRDYGDKEAKVVMNTVGNIFSGQVVGDTAKTLSDRFGKVLQKRQSMTINRNDKSTSISTQMDSLIPASKISNLTQGMFVGAIADNFDERIEQKIFHCEIVVDNAKVAAETKAYQSIPVITDFTDENGVNRMKDMIKENYDRIKAETKQIVAEELQRIKDDPALVHLLQQGE from the coding sequence ATGCAACAAGAAGACGATTTAAGAGGACTTGCTAAAGTCATGGAGTTTATGCGGGCAATCAGTATTTTGTTCGTGGTTATGAACATATACTGGTTTTGCTATTATGCCATTCGAGAATGGGGAATCAACATCGGAGTAGTAGATAAGATACTCCTGAACTTCGACCGCACCGCTGGACTTTTCGGCTGTATCATTTACACCAAAATATTCGCCGTTGTTTTCCTTGCCCTGTCGTGCTTTGGAACAAAGGGCGTGAAAGAGGAAAAAATCACTTGGCCGAAAATTTATGTTTTTCTGACAATCGGTTTTATCCTGTTCTTTATGAACTGGTGGATACTCGACCTGCCATTACCCGCAGCAGCAATAACGGGGTTTTATGTTCTTACAATGACAACAGGTTATCTGTTCCTGTTGGTTGGAGGATTATGGATGAGCCGATTGCTGAAGAACAATCTTATGGACGACGTTTTCAATATGGAGAACGAATCGTTTATGCAGGAAACACGGCTATTACAGAGCGAATATTCCGTGAATTTGCCAACTAAGTTTTGGTATAAAAAGAAGCAATGGAAAGGTTGGATAAACGTAGTAAATCCGTTTAGAGCGAGCATTGTATTGGGAACGCCGGGTAGTGGTAAATCATACGCCGTTGTCAATCAATACATAAAACAACAGATTGAAAAAGGATTTTCAATGTACGTGTATGATTTCAAATTCCCAGACCTTTCCACAATAGCCTACAATCACTTGCTTAATAATCAATTAGGCTATAAAAAAGTGCCGACTTTCTTTGTGATTAACTTCGATGATCCGAGCCATTCGCACCGTTGCAACCCTATCAATCCGTCTTTCATGGAAGACATATCGGACGCATACGAATCGAGTTATACCATCATGCTCAATCTCAATAAAACGTGGGTGCAGAAACAGGGCGACTTCTTTGTAGAATCGCCGATTATCCTATTTGCTTCGATTATTTGGTATCTGCGTATATATAAAGAAGGGAAATTTTGTACATTCCCACATGCGATTGAATTCCTAAATAAAAGATACGAAGATATTTTCCCGATTTTGACTTCCTATCCCGAACTCGAAAACTATCTGAGTCCATTTATGGACGCATGGCTCGGTGGTGCAGCCGACCAATTAATGGGACAGATAGCGAGTGCTAAAATTCCGCTTTCGAGAATGATTTCGCCACAACTGTATTGGATAATGAGCGGGGACGAATTTACGCTTGATATAAACAATCCTGATGACCCGAAAGTGTTGGTGGTCGGTAACAATCCCGATAGACAAAATATTTACGGTGCAGCTCTCGGACTTTATAATTCACGCATTGTGAAACTTATAAACAAGAAAGGACAGCTAAAAAGTTCGGTCGTGATTGACGAGCTACCGACCATTTATTTCAAAGGCTTGGATAATCTGATTGCGACCGCCCGAAGCAATAAAGTAGCAGTATTATTGGGTTTTCAGGATTTCTCACAATTAACAAGGGATTACGGCGATAAAGAAGCCAAAGTCGTAATGAATACTGTTGGCAATATTTTCAGCGGTCAGGTGGTTGGAGATACTGCCAAAACGCTTTCCGACCGCTTCGGGAAAGTCTTACAGAAACGTCAGTCAATGACTATCAACCGCAACGATAAATCAACCTCTATCAGTACCCAAATGGATAGTCTTATTCCTGCTTCCAAAATCTCCAATCTGACACAGGGTATGTTCGTCGGTGCGATTGCCGATAATTTTGACGAGCGTATTGAGCAGAAGATTTTCCATTGCGAAATAGTGGTGGATAATGCGAAAGTCGCTGCCGAAACGAAGGCGTATCAATCCATTCCTGTGATTACCGACTTTACGGACGAAAACGGAGTTAATCGAATGAAAGATATGATTAAGGAAAATTACGACCGAATCAAAGCCGAAACCAAACAGATTGTTGCAGAGGAATTACAACGTATTAAAGACGACCCTGCATTGGTTCATTTGTTGCAGCAAGGGGAATAA
- a CDS encoding DUF3945 domain-containing protein produces the protein MDEKLNPKDKVLLMRDEGEGNKLKVVKGIDKKGKINAIDPMKAKNTDFLKIDKHADPIENFFKNFLNQAKNPSHTGFYAVTVDMLDKILHIQEEDLQKHRINPKDYLNNEQEQSSKQSENKVSTTEKEKKMETTTEQKTEFKQFDTSRIHESEYQKYGINPENLEGELKAMSYGYKSPHLVDINPNIDGVDYPMKARLSLEEQPDGSLKFIPHPLQQQVDLDKPFQGIMLPNDVKENLLATGNAGRVVELQPNGEKIPSLVSIDKLTNRLEAVPLDKLTVSQNLKGAELSPEQQQALKEGKKVLVEEMTSKSTIGTENPRKFDAYVQFNAAKGGYDFSYDGLDRNKYRQENKREQSQSQSQNDDQQNKVRIPKKLLGVDLDDKQQNSLREGKSVYVQGMLKDEKGEPFNAYVKVNQEKGKLDFFKWNPDRAKKQGADIKVAEGNKTQVAVNSQGKTNEATKHSKEPLKQGQQQPTENQQQNNRRTVKKNTGHKM, from the coding sequence ATGGATGAAAAATTAAATCCGAAAGACAAGGTTCTCCTTATGCGGGATGAAGGGGAAGGCAACAAACTCAAAGTTGTAAAAGGTATTGACAAGAAAGGAAAAATCAATGCCATTGATCCCATGAAGGCGAAAAATACCGATTTTCTAAAAATCGACAAACACGCCGACCCAATCGAAAACTTTTTCAAGAACTTCCTCAATCAAGCCAAAAATCCCTCGCATACGGGATTTTATGCTGTTACGGTTGATATGCTTGACAAAATACTGCATATCCAGGAAGAAGATTTGCAAAAGCACCGTATCAATCCGAAAGATTACCTGAACAACGAGCAGGAGCAATCTTCCAAACAATCAGAAAACAAAGTATCAACCACCGAAAAAGAGAAAAAAATGGAAACAACAACCGAACAGAAAACCGAATTTAAGCAATTCGACACAAGCCGTATCCATGAAAGCGAGTATCAAAAGTACGGCATCAACCCTGAAAATTTGGAAGGCGAACTCAAAGCGATGAGTTACGGCTATAAATCCCCGCATTTGGTAGATATTAACCCCAATATTGACGGAGTGGACTATCCGATGAAAGCCCGCCTGTCATTGGAAGAACAACCCGACGGAAGCCTGAAATTCATTCCGCATCCCCTTCAGCAACAGGTCGATTTGGATAAACCGTTTCAAGGAATTATGCTGCCAAATGATGTGAAAGAAAACCTGTTGGCAACAGGCAATGCCGGTCGTGTCGTAGAATTACAACCCAACGGCGAAAAAATACCGTCGTTGGTATCTATCGACAAACTGACCAACCGTTTGGAAGCCGTACCCCTTGACAAACTGACCGTTTCTCAAAACCTCAAAGGTGCGGAACTATCTCCCGAACAGCAACAGGCGCTCAAAGAGGGGAAGAAAGTATTGGTCGAAGAAATGACCTCTAAGAGTACTATCGGCACGGAGAACCCCCGAAAGTTCGATGCTTACGTTCAGTTCAACGCTGCCAAAGGTGGATACGATTTTTCTTACGACGGATTGGACCGTAATAAGTATAGACAAGAGAACAAACGTGAACAAAGTCAAAGTCAAAGTCAAAACGATGACCAGCAGAATAAAGTCCGTATTCCCAAAAAACTCTTAGGAGTAGATTTGGACGATAAACAACAAAACTCACTCCGTGAAGGTAAATCGGTCTATGTGCAGGGAATGTTGAAAGACGAAAAAGGCGAACCTTTTAACGCATACGTGAAAGTAAATCAGGAAAAAGGCAAACTTGACTTTTTCAAATGGAATCCCGATAGAGCCAAAAAGCAGGGAGCAGACATTAAAGTAGCCGAAGGAAACAAAACACAGGTGGCTGTTAATTCGCAAGGAAAAACCAATGAAGCGACCAAACATTCCAAAGAGCCCTTGAAACAAGGTCAGCAGCAACCGACCGAAAATCAGCAACAGAACAATCGACGAACTGTAAAGAAAAATACAGGACATAAAATGTAA
- a CDS encoding DUF6035 family protein, protein MNNFKDIRTVEDILNLETGENISASALLGNMDSDDIVLLRRKLRTANREGKPILVCAECSTKLELRCNKLSRESRGKDFYFFKHYKDVNECSIKTNSRLPVGVLLARKYENVKESIPHIDLKNRLGYIIEQFHSPKQISIDDKFYFDKSGNGERRKPDVYAIIDDKEYAFEIQLNTTFLSVIEEREVFYERNDVSILWIFKHFPLEDGLQRLTQKDIYVPNRLNAFVLDDEMLDLSIKEKELHLRVYYKTFHVDGWEIYSQWDTDVATIKDLKYAENFKPFFYDSFADKEYAKQELKQKEEEYRLEQRRIQRIQRQEEERLAEQERIKQLKVSRCKRLINFIQSDIDCLEEKQSELLIDKKQLENKVDELQIKNEEISQIQNDIIEVVEKMYNYLKKYNNKAWRYDSNPLYRHCDISSIKDKYEDQIRGFENAKNEIQTKLRTEIIPKKTFINEFLTCDIGGIIYSIITPDKKYEWLVEKFPGEIKVIGTKDLGTIFADSCIKDIPNVSFFRWSIGIKNNQNTFLMDMSSRKADTISKETELNKQLDKISHDENNCIAELKNDTIKLLNDEQSKNTALMKECKDKANTTMNALLDSSARTEILINRLNICQQYMYNF, encoded by the coding sequence TTGAACAATTTTAAAGATATACGAACAGTTGAAGATATTCTCAATTTAGAAACGGGCGAGAATATCAGTGCTTCCGCATTGCTTGGCAATATGGATAGCGATGATATTGTACTGCTAAGAAGGAAACTGCGTACTGCTAACAGAGAAGGAAAACCTATACTGGTTTGTGCCGAATGCTCAACCAAGTTAGAATTGAGATGCAATAAATTGAGTCGCGAAAGTAGAGGGAAAGATTTCTATTTCTTCAAGCATTATAAAGACGTTAATGAATGTTCCATTAAAACAAACTCTCGATTGCCTGTGGGTGTATTATTGGCTCGAAAATATGAAAATGTAAAAGAGAGCATTCCACATATAGATTTAAAGAATAGATTAGGATATATCATTGAACAATTTCATTCACCAAAACAAATCAGCATTGATGATAAATTTTACTTTGACAAGTCAGGTAATGGAGAAAGACGAAAACCAGACGTTTACGCTATTATTGATGATAAAGAATATGCATTTGAGATACAGTTGAACACAACGTTTCTTAGTGTAATTGAAGAAAGGGAGGTATTTTATGAAAGAAATGATGTTTCTATTCTATGGATTTTCAAGCATTTTCCTTTAGAAGATGGGCTTCAACGATTAACCCAAAAAGACATATACGTTCCTAATAGACTAAATGCTTTTGTGTTGGACGACGAAATGCTCGACTTATCTATTAAAGAAAAGGAATTACATTTAAGAGTTTACTATAAGACTTTTCATGTTGACGGGTGGGAAATTTACAGCCAGTGGGATACAGATGTTGCTACAATCAAGGATTTAAAATATGCTGAAAATTTCAAGCCCTTTTTCTATGATTCTTTTGCAGATAAAGAATATGCAAAACAAGAGTTGAAACAAAAAGAAGAAGAGTATAGATTAGAACAACGAAGAATTCAACGTATTCAACGACAGGAAGAGGAGCGATTGGCTGAGCAGGAACGAATAAAGCAACTTAAAGTATCAAGATGTAAAAGACTAATTAATTTTATACAATCTGATATTGACTGTTTAGAAGAAAAGCAATCTGAATTATTGATAGATAAAAAACAATTAGAGAATAAAGTTGACGAGCTTCAAATCAAGAATGAAGAAATATCTCAAATACAAAATGATATAATTGAAGTTGTGGAGAAAATGTACAACTATCTAAAAAAATATAACAATAAAGCATGGAGATATGACTCTAATCCCTTATATCGACATTGTGATATTTCTTCTATCAAAGACAAATACGAAGATCAAATAAGAGGATTCGAGAATGCCAAAAATGAAATTCAAACCAAATTAAGAACAGAAATTATTCCAAAAAAAACATTTATAAATGAATTTTTAACCTGCGATATTGGTGGAATAATATACTCTATAATTACGCCTGATAAAAAATATGAATGGCTTGTGGAAAAATTCCCAGGAGAAATTAAAGTGATAGGAACAAAGGATTTAGGTACGATATTCGCGGATAGTTGCATTAAAGATATTCCTAATGTTTCTTTTTTTCGTTGGAGCATTGGAATTAAAAATAACCAAAATACATTCTTAATGGATATGTCTTCAAGAAAAGCAGACACCATTTCTAAAGAAACGGAATTGAACAAACAACTTGATAAAATATCACACGACGAAAACAATTGTATTGCCGAATTAAAAAATGACACTATCAAATTATTAAACGACGAACAGAGCAAAAATACAGCTTTGATGAAAGAATGTAAAGATAAGGCAAATACAACTATGAACGCTCTTTTGGACAGTTCGGCAAGGACAGAGATTCTTATAAACAGGCTAAATATATGTCAGCAATACATGTATAACTTCTAA
- a CDS encoding ATP-dependent helicase has product MFRTLSDSQREIVFNKSGKFVVRACPGSGKTYCVGARLARLIHDWKKRHEGIAVLSFTNVAWQEIEKKCNEKFSISKIAYPHFLGTIDSFVNKYIFLPFGHLILGCKGRPILVGEPHGTWSGKDFSSTLFDNISYAIDGSMYAIQATKMNANWQQNKYITGAKKRYNKAGYATQNDANFFAMKILEKYPQIAKAIAVRFPYLIVDEAQDTSDIQMKIIDILIENGLSEIMLVGDPDQAIFEWNDARPELLTQKYDEWENSIILNENRRSSQNICGFTFGISSLSDASVSVNEQVREFAHRPKVITYNSNLPQIVSDFIDECQQQGINVSKESTAIIYRSKSIVNEILGIPEITFGTNVWVDSHTREFARGKFLYDNGRFKDGFKILERILLKTLSNLSYCSEDDINDAIAQMGFVTFKSQIHAFINLLPRTNISIGEWVDAANKALKENNCGFELRVHKDGLRLSFPQLFLNEDKQIIEKNYRYGTVHSVKGETFEAVLLILKTKGIGSAYKTLLNKNISISASEELRIAYVGMTRPSKILVIAVPNDDNKNAWENKLVRN; this is encoded by the coding sequence ATGTTTAGAACGCTATCAGATAGTCAACGAGAAATTGTATTCAACAAATCAGGAAAATTTGTTGTGAGAGCCTGTCCGGGTAGTGGAAAAACTTATTGTGTAGGTGCAAGATTAGCTCGATTAATCCATGATTGGAAAAAGAGACATGAGGGAATAGCCGTGCTTTCTTTTACAAATGTTGCATGGCAAGAAATAGAGAAAAAGTGCAACGAGAAATTTAGTATTAGTAAAATCGCATATCCCCATTTTCTTGGGACTATCGACAGCTTTGTAAACAAATACATTTTCCTTCCCTTTGGGCATTTAATCTTAGGATGTAAAGGAAGGCCTATTTTAGTTGGTGAACCTCATGGGACTTGGAGTGGAAAAGACTTTAGTAGCACTCTATTTGACAATATAAGTTACGCTATTGATGGTAGTATGTATGCCATTCAAGCAACAAAAATGAATGCTAATTGGCAGCAAAACAAATATATTACAGGAGCAAAGAAGCGCTATAATAAAGCGGGGTATGCCACACAAAATGATGCAAACTTTTTTGCGATGAAAATCCTTGAAAAATATCCTCAAATCGCCAAAGCTATTGCCGTCAGATTTCCTTATTTGATAGTAGATGAAGCCCAAGACACATCTGATATTCAGATGAAAATAATTGATATACTCATTGAAAACGGATTGAGTGAAATAATGCTTGTCGGCGATCCAGACCAAGCTATTTTTGAATGGAATGACGCAAGACCGGAATTACTCACTCAAAAATATGACGAATGGGAAAACTCCATTATACTGAATGAAAACCGAAGAAGTTCGCAAAATATCTGTGGTTTCACTTTTGGAATTTCTTCTTTGAGTGATGCTTCTGTTTCTGTAAACGAGCAAGTCCGGGAATTTGCTCATCGACCTAAAGTAATTACATATAACAGCAATTTGCCTCAGATAGTATCTGACTTTATTGATGAATGCCAGCAACAGGGAATCAATGTGTCTAAAGAATCTACCGCGATAATTTATCGAAGTAAAAGCATCGTTAATGAAATTCTTGGCATTCCTGAAATTACTTTTGGTACTAATGTATGGGTAGATAGTCATACGCGAGAATTTGCAAGAGGAAAATTCCTATATGATAACGGGCGTTTCAAAGACGGCTTTAAAATATTGGAGCGAATCTTATTGAAAACCTTGAGCAATTTATCTTATTGTTCAGAGGATGATATTAATGATGCAATTGCTCAAATGGGATTTGTTACCTTTAAAAGCCAAATCCATGCTTTTATAAATCTGCTTCCTCGAACAAATATTTCTATTGGAGAGTGGGTTGATGCAGCAAACAAGGCTCTAAAAGAAAATAATTGTGGTTTTGAATTACGTGTTCATAAAGACGGCTTACGCCTTTCGTTTCCCCAATTATTTTTAAATGAAGACAAACAGATTATTGAGAAAAATTACAGATATGGCACGGTGCATAGTGTGAAAGGAGAAACATTTGAAGCTGTTCTTTTAATATTAAAGACTAAAGGCATTGGTAGTGCATATAAAACACTACTCAATAAAAATATATCAATTTCGGCAAGCGAAGAATTAAGAATCGCATACGTTGGAATGACACGACCAAGCAAAATCTTAGTTATTGCAGTTCCCAATGATGATAACAAAAATGCTTGGGAAAATAAGTTGGTTCGTAATTGA
- a CDS encoding ATP-dependent nuclease produces the protein MYIEKFIIKNFRGIADLALHFSKGLNVLIGENNSSKTAIIDALRICLSYGNQKRDIYISYPDFHIEKTEISDTLNDIEFHLHFKIEDPAEAGWFNDLLSVQEDGTQDLQLHFRYYLDEEERIRYKVWGGTNEGQAIAPEILFLLYHVHLDALRDAENHLRPIRGNRLGQLYANIQIDPNAETDKEKKKEIAKKVREAVDSDTDWTQHIGKGKEKINEHLRETSFASKQQQVEILFLPFDFNRLVDNLKIQMPIYTDELLEGDSSKQKHFELYQNGLGYNNLIYTATVLGDLKQRKELNKESYAALLIEEPEAHLHPQLQNLFFKYLNKLDTEQGFQIFISSHSPTITAKSDLKSVVVLQNQDNKVSALSLDKSGLSGDNRKYLHKFLDVTKSQLFFSNGVILVEGISESLLLPIFSKIMEENGKYDIESAGVELVNLNGVAFSHFANLFNNDDNDKNLKTRCSLITDDDRDKETDEIASRAKVASELERKNLKVFLAEQTFEFELFIAGNKDILIEIFKEMHPVAAGRIIENADVKIHATNFLEKVISNKAKSELAHRLAVKLASDENARNAFVVPTYLQNAIKYATKGE, from the coding sequence ATGTATATAGAAAAGTTCATTATAAAAAACTTTAGGGGAATTGCCGATTTAGCTCTTCACTTTAGCAAAGGGCTAAACGTACTTATCGGAGAAAACAACTCCAGTAAAACGGCGATTATTGACGCTTTACGCATCTGTTTAAGTTACGGTAATCAGAAAAGGGACATTTATATCTCGTATCCTGACTTTCATATAGAAAAAACCGAAATAAGTGATACCCTAAACGATATAGAATTTCACTTGCATTTTAAAATAGAAGACCCAGCTGAAGCGGGTTGGTTCAACGATTTATTGAGTGTTCAAGAAGACGGGACACAGGATTTGCAATTACATTTCCGCTATTATCTTGATGAAGAGGAAAGAATCAGGTATAAGGTATGGGGAGGAACAAATGAAGGACAGGCAATCGCTCCAGAGATCTTATTTCTTTTGTATCATGTTCATTTGGACGCATTACGAGATGCAGAAAATCATTTGCGCCCAATCAGGGGAAACCGTTTAGGGCAATTATATGCCAATATTCAAATTGATCCGAACGCTGAAACCGATAAAGAAAAGAAAAAAGAGATTGCAAAAAAGGTTCGTGAAGCAGTTGATAGTGATACTGATTGGACACAACACATTGGCAAAGGGAAAGAAAAAATAAACGAACATTTGAGAGAAACGAGCTTTGCGAGCAAACAACAGCAAGTTGAAATTTTGTTTCTCCCATTTGATTTTAACCGATTAGTAGATAATCTAAAAATTCAAATGCCTATCTACACTGATGAATTGCTTGAAGGCGATTCATCAAAGCAGAAGCATTTCGAACTATATCAAAACGGACTTGGATATAACAACCTAATTTATACAGCTACTGTTTTAGGGGATTTGAAACAACGAAAAGAACTCAACAAGGAAAGTTATGCAGCCCTACTTATAGAAGAACCCGAAGCCCATCTACACCCGCAACTACAAAATCTTTTCTTTAAATACCTGAATAAACTTGATACGGAGCAAGGATTTCAAATATTCATATCATCACACTCTCCGACAATCACAGCAAAGTCAGATTTGAAGTCCGTTGTGGTTTTGCAGAATCAGGATAATAAAGTGTCTGCCTTATCTCTTGACAAATCAGGCTTGTCAGGAGATAACCGAAAATACTTGCATAAATTCTTAGATGTAACAAAGTCGCAACTATTCTTTTCTAATGGGGTGATTTTAGTTGAGGGTATTTCGGAATCATTACTTCTACCGATTTTTAGCAAAATTATGGAAGAGAATGGAAAGTACGATATCGAAAGTGCTGGAGTTGAATTAGTCAATTTAAATGGTGTCGCATTCTCTCATTTTGCTAATTTGTTTAACAATGATGATAATGACAAAAATTTGAAAACAAGATGCTCTTTGATTACCGATGATGATAGAGATAAAGAAACGGACGAAATTGCTTCAAGAGCAAAGGTAGCCAGTGAACTTGAAAGAAAGAATCTAAAAGTGTTTTTGGCAGAACAAACATTTGAATTTGAACTTTTCATTGCAGGAAACAAAGATATTCTCATAGAAATATTCAAGGAAATGCATCCTGTCGCAGCGGGTAGAATTATTGAAAATGCTGACGTAAAAATTCATGCGACAAATTTCTTAGAGAAAGTTATCTCAAATAAGGCAAAATCAGAATTAGCACATAGATTGGCTGTGAAATTGGCTTCGGACGAAAATGCGAGAAATGCGTTTGTTGTGCCTACATATCTCCAAAATGCTATAAAATACGCTACGAAAGGAGAATAA
- a CDS encoding tetratricopeptide repeat protein — protein sequence MVAQKPKVVNFHESEWEFVFPPSIDNEETYNEYYEGVELLDYNDVEAEQIFKKIIKKHPYHIDAYNHLSIAFKNQKKSFESFLTAEKSYLIGKSCFPKELKQSKHKLRWSNLDNRPFLRSCHILGMEHQDRKQYEEAILLYSEILGYNEDDHQGVRYLLLECYFALKDYETAAKLLRKHKDDWGIEFVYGRLLLAIINNENGKLKSLLAEAIKRNKFVPEEITKSKHVAPLPFRIPGEPYFDAGIPMGSIQEAYEYWKNNKSLLTDKRVKAFFSSIK from the coding sequence ATGGTAGCGCAAAAACCAAAGGTAGTCAATTTCCACGAAAGCGAATGGGAATTTGTATTTCCGCCCTCCATTGACAATGAGGAAACGTATAATGAATATTATGAGGGTGTTGAGTTGTTAGACTATAATGATGTGGAGGCAGAGCAGATTTTCAAGAAAATTATCAAGAAGCACCCATATCATATCGACGCTTACAATCATTTAAGCATTGCATTCAAGAATCAGAAAAAGTCTTTTGAAAGTTTCTTGACAGCAGAAAAATCATACCTTATCGGAAAATCGTGTTTCCCAAAAGAATTGAAGCAATCCAAACATAAGCTACGTTGGAGTAACTTGGATAATCGTCCATTTTTACGGTCTTGCCACATTTTAGGAATGGAGCATCAGGACAGAAAACAATATGAGGAAGCAATACTGCTCTATTCCGAAATACTTGGTTATAATGAAGATGACCATCAAGGCGTGAGATATTTGTTATTGGAATGTTATTTCGCTCTGAAAGACTATGAAACAGCTGCCAAATTATTGAGAAAGCATAAGGATGATTGGGGTATTGAATTTGTTTATGGAAGATTACTGCTTGCAATCATAAACAATGAGAATGGCAAATTGAAATCTCTTTTGGCGGAAGCAATAAAGCGAAATAAGTTCGTTCCCGAAGAAATCACAAAGAGTAAACACGTTGCTCCTCTTCCTTTCAGGATTCCCGGCGAGCCGTATTTTGACGCAGGCATTCCTATGGGTTCCATTCAAGAGGCATATGAATATTGGAAAAACAATAAGTCTTTATTAACAGACAAACGAGTTAAAGCCTTTTTCAGTTCTATAAAATAA